The following proteins are co-located in the Triticum aestivum cultivar Chinese Spring chromosome 1A, IWGSC CS RefSeq v2.1, whole genome shotgun sequence genome:
- the LOC123087137 gene encoding uncharacterized protein, with product MALAFTSSVPFPAAAAPGLLQQQQQQVHVVGGGRVLLLGSAPSPGSGTLVLAVSVPAVGGAKAPAPLRCACAAGDNASPSDKEKAFLEAMEEARGKFHAVISAGDKTVLERLAITAKDSLGLLASMTKDHPFPLPDAMYQEVARITWAFLEVEGECEGGYASADTVLAAIDALRNMSVTFLGSGVDDPEWHPAFLGDVSDEEDKANYLLNLANGFCLFHFKLLCRYRQASPAMEEEAPVVAYKYPYQAMLVQNDKDLAEHLRTTAKDCQGFLARMMAKVRVLPLPDVVCEELIAIGKSFVRVEVECDKGCATTGSVVAAMDGLTRVTEIIAGSGRAKTLKPYDLRPTVAITGDQEKLAFMWDLAAAFSVHFYDVKFRCADFF from the exons ATGGCCCTCGCCTTCACCTCCTCCGTCCCCTTCCCGGCCGCCGCTGCCCCCGGtctgctgcagcagcagcagcagcaggtccaCGTCGTCGGAGGCGGCCGCGTGCTCCTCCTCGGGTCAGCACCGTCGCCGGGCTCGGGCACGTTGGTCCTTGCTGTGTCTGTGCCGGCAGTCGGAGGTGCGAAGGCGCCGGCTCCCCTTCGCTGCGCCTGCGCCGCTGGAGACAATGCTTCGCCGTCCGACAAGGAGAAG GCCTttctggaggccatggaggaagcgCGCGGCAAGTTCCACGCCGTCATCAGCGCCGGCGACAAGACCGTCCTGGAGCGCCTCGCCATCACCGCCAAGGACAGCCTTGGCCTCCTGGCGAGCATGACGAAGGATCATCCCTTCCCGCTCCCCGACGCCATGTACCAG gaggtggcgcgcatcACTTGGGCGTTCCTGGAGGTAGAGGGCGAGTGCGAGGGCGGCTACGCCAGCGCCGACACCGTGCTGGCCGCCATCGATGCCTTGCGCAACATGTCCGTGACCTTCCTCGGCTCCGGCGTGGATGACCCGGAGTGGCACCCGGCTTTTCTCGGCGACGTCTCCGACGAGGAAGACAAGGCCAACTACCTGCTCAACCTGGCCAACGGCTTCTGCCTGTTCCACTTTAAGCTGCTGTGTCGTTACCGCCAGGCTTCTccggccatggaggaggaggcTCCCGTCGTCGCCTACAAGTACCCGTACCAGGCCATGCTGGTGCAGAATGACAAGGATCTCGCCGAGCACCTCCGCACCACCGCCAAGGACTGCCAAGGATTCCTCGCAAGAATGATGGCCAAAGTTCGCGTCTTGCCTCTCCCCGATGTCGTCTGCGAG GAGCTCATTGCCATCGGCAAGTCCTTTGTCAGGGTCGAGGTCGAATGCGACAAGGGATGCGCCACCACCGGCAGCGTCGTGGCTGCGATGGACGGCCTCACGCGCGTCACCGAGATCATCGCCGGCAGTGGCAGGGCGAAAACCCTCAAGCCCTACGACCTGAGGCCCACCGTCGCCATCACCGGCGACCAAGAGAAGCTGGCCTTCATGTGGGATTTGGCCGCCGCATTCAGCGTCCACTTCTACGACGTCAAGTTCCGTTGCGCTGACTTCTTCTGA